The Thermoclostridium stercorarium subsp. stercorarium DSM 8532 genome contains a region encoding:
- the pheS gene encoding phenylalanine--tRNA ligase subunit alpha: MKEQLQAIAREAMEKLESVRDVKTLEEIRVLFLGKKGKLTGILKGMGTLPADERPVVGQLVNEIREQLEDNIAKIKNRLLQEERERKMLRETIDVTMPGTLHPMGKKHPLTQVLDEIKEVFLGMGYEIAEGPEVELDYYNFEALNIPKNHPARDTQDSFYINENVVLRTQTSPVQIRVMENKKPPIKIICPGRVYRSDQVDATHSPIFHQVEGLVVDKGVTMGDLIGTLQVFAKSLFGENTKIRLRPHHFPFTEPSAEVDVSCWSCGGKGCRVCKNEGWIEILGAGMVHPKVLEICGIDPKVYSGFAFGLGVERTAMGRFNIDDMRLLYENDMRFLKQF, encoded by the coding sequence ATGAAGGAACAACTTCAGGCAATTGCCAGAGAGGCAATGGAAAAGCTGGAAAGTGTCAGGGATGTTAAAACCCTTGAAGAAATAAGAGTGTTGTTTTTGGGAAAAAAAGGGAAACTGACAGGCATTTTAAAAGGAATGGGGACCCTTCCTGCAGATGAAAGGCCCGTTGTAGGCCAGCTGGTGAATGAAATACGGGAACAGCTGGAGGATAACATAGCAAAAATCAAAAACAGGCTTTTGCAGGAAGAAAGAGAAAGAAAAATGCTCAGGGAAACCATTGACGTGACAATGCCGGGGACTTTACACCCGATGGGGAAAAAGCATCCGTTAACTCAGGTACTGGACGAAATCAAGGAAGTTTTCCTCGGAATGGGTTATGAAATTGCCGAGGGCCCTGAGGTGGAACTGGATTATTACAACTTCGAAGCGCTTAACATTCCGAAAAACCATCCCGCCAGGGATACGCAGGATTCGTTTTATATCAATGAAAATGTAGTGCTTAGGACACAAACGTCGCCTGTACAAATTAGGGTTATGGAAAACAAAAAGCCGCCTATAAAAATTATCTGTCCCGGAAGGGTTTACCGTTCTGATCAGGTTGACGCAACCCACTCTCCTATTTTCCATCAGGTGGAAGGCCTTGTAGTTGACAAGGGCGTAACGATGGGGGATTTGATTGGAACACTGCAGGTATTTGCTAAAAGCCTGTTCGGTGAAAATACAAAAATCCGCTTAAGGCCCCATCATTTCCCATTCACCGAGCCAAGTGCCGAGGTGGATGTATCGTGCTGGTCCTGCGGAGGAAAGGGATGCAGGGTTTGTAAAAACGAAGGGTGGATAGAGATACTCGGAGCAGGTATGGTACACCCGAAGGTATTGGAGATTTGCGGTATTGATCCGAAGGTTTACAGCGGCTTTGCTTTCGGCCTTGGCGTTGAAAGGACGGCGATGGGTCGCTTCAATATTGACGATATGAGGCTTTTATATGAAAATGACATGCGTTTCCTTAAACAATTCTAA
- the pheT gene encoding phenylalanine--tRNA ligase subunit beta, with translation MKAPISWLKDFADINVDAKELAEKMTLSGSKVEAVEDLGKSFDNVVVGKIISLEKHPNADRLRIARVDIGKEVIQVVTGAPNVKEGDYIPVALVGAHLPGGEIKATKLRGVESNGMMCSIEELNLTREFLPDAPEDGVYVFHNNPEVGRDVREVFGLEPVLDFEITSNRPDCLSIVGLAREAAVTLSTGFKEPEITVKEEGVGKAEDFISVEIRNPELCSRYAARVVTDVKIGPSPEWMQRRLALAGMRPINNIVDITNYVMLEMGQPMHAFDLKCLDGGKIIVRTAKDGEVITTLDGQERRLDSSMLVIADENKPVALAGVMGGENSEITNETKMILLESANFNGTSVRLTSKKVGLRSEASSRFEKGLDPENVIPALNRCAQLIEELGAGRVVPGIVDCYPVKPEKVEIELNDVEINNLLGTNIDREWMLDLFERLGFGVDRNTGKLTVPSFRADIRLQADLAEEVARFYDYNRITPTLLKGKESTVGRKTYSQKMEDLIMQVMLAYGLYETYTFSFTSPKVWDKLRLPKDHELRNAVVIKNPLGEDFSVMRTTTIPDMLDVIRTNYNRKVEEGRFFEISYVYRPLQEGLLPEEKKVLTIGLYGNTDFYYLKGIVEQLLVQMNIKNADFSPEKNHPAFHPGRCARVSVGQTTIGYIGEIHPEVADNFECPHRTYIGVLEIKPMIENSSMAKEYRGLPKYPAVLRDIALVVKDEIPVKDIEEAVRKFGGKLLEEIKLFDVYRGEQVPEGMKSVAYTLTFRSPERTLNDDEINGIMEEIINGLKKDLGATLR, from the coding sequence ATGAAAGCGCCAATTTCCTGGTTGAAGGATTTTGCTGATATAAATGTGGACGCAAAGGAACTTGCTGAGAAGATGACCCTTTCGGGCAGCAAGGTGGAAGCTGTGGAAGATTTGGGAAAATCTTTTGATAATGTGGTTGTGGGGAAAATTATATCACTGGAAAAACACCCCAACGCAGACCGGCTGAGAATTGCCCGGGTAGATATCGGAAAAGAAGTGATTCAGGTAGTTACCGGGGCGCCGAATGTAAAGGAAGGGGATTATATTCCCGTTGCCCTGGTGGGGGCGCATCTTCCCGGCGGAGAAATAAAGGCTACAAAGCTCAGAGGTGTTGAGTCCAACGGAATGATGTGTTCAATTGAGGAACTTAATTTAACCCGTGAATTTTTACCCGACGCGCCTGAGGACGGGGTTTATGTGTTTCACAATAACCCGGAAGTGGGCAGGGACGTCAGGGAAGTATTTGGCCTTGAACCTGTTTTGGATTTCGAAATAACTTCAAACCGTCCCGATTGTTTGAGTATCGTAGGGCTTGCAAGGGAAGCGGCGGTAACATTGTCAACCGGGTTTAAGGAGCCTGAGATTACAGTAAAGGAAGAGGGCGTGGGGAAGGCTGAGGATTTCATTTCGGTTGAGATAAGAAATCCTGAGCTTTGCAGCCGCTATGCTGCAAGGGTTGTAACCGACGTGAAAATCGGGCCGTCTCCCGAATGGATGCAAAGGCGGCTGGCATTGGCAGGAATGAGACCGATAAACAATATTGTCGATATAACGAACTACGTAATGCTCGAAATGGGTCAGCCAATGCACGCTTTTGACCTTAAATGCCTTGACGGCGGGAAGATAATAGTCAGAACGGCAAAAGACGGCGAAGTAATTACCACTCTTGACGGTCAGGAACGCCGGCTGGATTCTTCAATGCTTGTCATAGCCGATGAAAACAAGCCTGTGGCTTTGGCAGGGGTCATGGGCGGAGAGAATTCCGAAATCACCAACGAAACAAAAATGATTTTGCTTGAATCCGCCAATTTTAACGGAACCTCTGTCAGGCTTACCAGTAAAAAGGTCGGGCTCAGAAGCGAAGCGTCAAGCCGTTTTGAAAAAGGCCTGGATCCTGAAAATGTTATACCCGCTCTTAACCGCTGTGCACAGCTTATTGAAGAGCTGGGAGCGGGCAGGGTTGTTCCCGGCATAGTGGACTGCTATCCTGTTAAGCCTGAAAAAGTGGAAATTGAGCTTAATGACGTTGAAATAAACAATCTCCTCGGAACCAACATTGACAGGGAATGGATGCTGGACCTGTTCGAAAGGCTTGGGTTTGGCGTAGACAGAAACACAGGGAAATTAACAGTTCCGTCCTTCCGCGCCGATATACGCCTTCAGGCCGATTTGGCGGAGGAAGTGGCGCGCTTTTACGATTATAACCGTATTACGCCCACATTGCTTAAGGGAAAAGAATCAACCGTCGGGAGAAAAACCTACAGCCAGAAGATGGAAGACCTGATTATGCAGGTAATGCTGGCGTATGGATTATACGAGACGTACACGTTTTCCTTTACCAGTCCGAAAGTTTGGGACAAACTGAGGCTTCCAAAGGATCACGAGCTGAGAAACGCCGTTGTTATAAAAAATCCTCTTGGTGAAGATTTCAGCGTTATGAGAACCACCACCATTCCCGATATGCTGGACGTGATAAGGACAAATTACAACCGCAAGGTTGAGGAGGGCCGTTTCTTTGAGATATCTTATGTATACAGACCTTTGCAGGAAGGTCTGCTTCCCGAGGAAAAAAAGGTGCTTACAATAGGCCTTTACGGCAATACCGACTTTTATTATCTCAAAGGAATTGTTGAACAGTTGTTAGTTCAGATGAATATTAAGAACGCGGATTTTTCTCCTGAAAAAAATCATCCTGCTTTCCATCCTGGCAGATGCGCAAGGGTATCCGTCGGACAGACAACAATAGGCTATATCGGTGAAATACATCCCGAAGTGGCCGATAATTTTGAATGCCCGCACAGGACATACATCGGCGTGCTGGAGATAAAACCGATGATAGAAAACTCAAGTATGGCAAAAGAATACAGGGGACTTCCGAAATATCCGGCTGTGTTAAGGGATATTGCGTTGGTGGTAAAGGACGAGATTCCTGTAAAGGATATTGAGGAAGCAGTCAGGAAGTTCGGCGGAAAACTCCTTGAAGAAATAAAACTTTTTGATGTGTACAGGGGAGAACAGGTTCCCGAAGGGATGAAGAGCGTGGCTTATACCCTTACTTTCCGTTCCCCTGAAAGGACGCTGAATGACGACGAGATTAACGGAATAATGGAAGAAATAATTAACGGGCTGAAAAAGGATTTGGGTGCAACATTAAGGTAA
- a CDS encoding nucleotidyltransferase, translating to MKVLGIISEYNPLHMGHVYHIKTSIEKTGATHTLCVMSGNFVQRGEPAIVDKWARTRMALNAGIDLVLELPVVFACASAEIFAYGAVRTLHNTGVVDFLSFGSEQGELEPLKRIASILHEEPDEYRKLLKKYLNEGYSFPLSREKAILSIINDLPGNIMSHSNNILAIEYIKALKRLKSDMQPVTVKRVGAAYLSTEMLSSFSSATAVRKFLQDGGAITDPVLSHNLPDFTFKILQAEITGRRGPVFADAFSEIVLHRLRTMSPEELRNVPDVTEGLENRLISCSLRSGTLSELIDMVATSRYPSTRIRRITANLLWGVTKNQLKSFVSDDRCGYLRVLGFNSKGRELLARIRKEAKVPLITKVANYRDQLSGASKLMFEYDIKATNSYVLAFPDPGQRMGDQDFTTPIVKTD from the coding sequence ATGAAGGTTCTCGGTATAATTTCGGAATATAATCCCCTGCATATGGGGCATGTTTATCATATTAAAACCTCAATTGAAAAAACCGGCGCCACCCATACCCTTTGCGTAATGAGCGGGAATTTTGTCCAGCGTGGCGAGCCTGCCATTGTTGACAAATGGGCAAGAACGAGAATGGCACTTAACGCAGGCATAGACCTCGTACTGGAGCTGCCCGTAGTTTTTGCATGCGCTTCAGCCGAGATTTTCGCGTACGGAGCTGTCCGGACCCTTCATAATACCGGTGTTGTGGATTTTCTCAGCTTTGGCAGCGAACAGGGCGAACTTGAGCCGTTAAAAAGGATTGCTTCGATATTGCACGAAGAACCCGATGAATACCGAAAACTGCTTAAAAAATACTTAAACGAGGGATATTCCTTTCCTTTGTCCCGCGAAAAGGCAATTCTTTCCATTATCAATGATTTACCCGGAAACATTATGTCCCATTCAAACAATATCCTTGCAATAGAATACATTAAGGCACTGAAAAGGCTGAAAAGCGACATGCAGCCTGTAACGGTAAAAAGGGTTGGCGCGGCATATCTGAGCACCGAAATGCTTTCCTCCTTCTCCAGCGCCACCGCAGTCCGGAAATTTTTACAGGACGGGGGCGCTATAACAGATCCCGTATTATCGCACAATCTGCCCGATTTTACCTTTAAGATACTTCAAGCTGAGATAACCGGCAGGAGAGGACCTGTTTTTGCCGACGCCTTTTCTGAAATAGTTCTCCACAGGCTGCGCACGATGAGCCCGGAGGAACTGCGCAATGTTCCCGATGTCACCGAAGGTCTTGAAAACAGGCTAATCTCCTGTTCCCTCCGGTCGGGTACGCTCAGTGAATTAATCGATATGGTCGCAACAAGCAGGTATCCTTCCACCCGTATAAGGAGAATTACCGCCAACCTGTTGTGGGGAGTCACAAAAAATCAGCTTAAAAGTTTTGTCAGCGACGACCGTTGCGGTTACCTCAGGGTACTGGGATTTAACAGCAAAGGCCGGGAACTTCTTGCAAGGATTCGGAAAGAGGCAAAAGTCCCCCTGATAACAAAGGTGGCAAATTACAGAGACCAGCTCTCGGGGGCTTCCAAGTTAATGTTTGAATACGATATAAAAGCAACCAATTCATATGTATTGGCATTTCCCGATCCCGGACAAAGAATGGGTGATCAGGACTTTACCACACCTATAGTAAAAACCGATTAA